A genomic stretch from Bradyrhizobium quebecense includes:
- a CDS encoding c-type cytochrome, whose amino-acid sequence MKRFLLILTIGLLWNAFAHARAEEQRRGKDMLQKLCAGCHAIGRTGASPNRLAPPFRSFSETKLYDSDFLQRLQDGYSSIHPSMPTFRFNKEDAEEVVSYLKSIQEPSKPK is encoded by the coding sequence ATGAAGCGTTTCTTGCTGATACTGACAATAGGTCTCTTGTGGAACGCCTTCGCCCACGCGCGAGCTGAGGAGCAACGGAGGGGCAAAGACATGTTGCAAAAGCTATGCGCCGGCTGCCATGCCATTGGCAGGACCGGCGCGAGCCCGAACAGGCTGGCGCCACCCTTTCGCAGCTTTAGTGAAACCAAACTCTACGACAGCGACTTCTTGCAACGACTGCAGGACGGCTATAGCAGCATTCATCCCTCCATGCCGACCTTCCGCTTCAACAAGGAGGATGCTGAGGAGGTCGTCAGCTATCTGAAGTCAATTCAGGAGCCATCCAAGCCGAAATAG
- a CDS encoding DUF3971 domain-containing protein, which yields MPARERSITVDGRPYGGDQLRRQHREAMARNTSPQGPNPRAGTDFSQWEDDAAWDEQDEAAGNRARQLLARSNPNLHRFTDFCSGMQRWLHGERWIRRIGLVLVVLVVMFATCFGALWWRLGAGPINLDLATPWLAAAIEENIGHGNTVEVGGTQIERAGRIRIAVRIRDIIVRDRDHAVVASAPKAEVRLSGTALLMGQLRAESLNLVDAELSVRITPDGNVTVSAGDTAKPLATGVASKREAGLPPTFPRPTTAAPPPPVALPPIASGPSASAPDSAQSGLLAGLDWLDSLSMTGLDGQNLNEIGLKNGNLVVDDQQRGNKWSFENISLSLRRPSGGGVALSFGEDGAKPWSVRVLVGPQQNGVRSVDIKADKVSTRNILLAMRTKDLTYTADLPLSGEMKGELGRDGLPTYFRGKVNVGAGNIIDTDTPDYPMPVDSAEMSVEWDSGRRVLLAPIKIVSGANRITLLGHLEPPNDNVTDWQAGLSGGTIVLAGADKNEPPLIFNRINVGFRFDTEKKRVLLTQADISNGEIGVAGTGSIDYSGEPRLQLGFAGTPMSASALKRMWPIIIVPEVREWVLERIDRGTLQRIDVGVNSPVHNLSRKGPPIPDDGLSVNIVASGVTVRPVDQMPAVHDADLKARVTGRTATVTINQGIADTPAGRKITLSDFSFEVPDMAPKPSPSKVKFRVDCPVPAAAEILASDRLSDLSGPPIDPNASKGNVTATINLGMPVTGGLTKADTQYSVTADISGVAVDKLVMNQKLEANTLKVIASNAGFQVKGDVKINGQAASLDYRKPADGDADVKLQATLDDASRARLGLDLGPAVSGAIPIKLSGKIGSGDNPTTKMGVEADLTQLKLDNILPGWVKAQGRAGKATFNVVPKGQSTRFEDISIEGSGVSIKGALEVDQNGDLMNANFPTYAPSDGDKTSLRADRGPDGVIKVTMRGDVFDGRGFLKSAISGRDSDPKSKTKTTDFDVDLKLGAVAGFNGEALRGVDSKISRRNGFFKAFTLSGRVGRDTPVSVDMRGRQQGREVIYLQTGDAGAFLRFIDTYSKVVGGQLTLAMEPPIPEPSPREGLINITGFSVKGETQLDRAVAGGPVSTQNGIGFDALRAEFTRQSGQLSIRNGVVKGPSIGATIEGSIDYVGNQVRMNGTFIPMYGLNNMFGQIPFFGIFLGAGSNEGLIGVTYEVVGTPSQPVLRVNPISALAPGLTRKIFEFKQYGPNDLPTTNN from the coding sequence ATGCCGGCAAGGGAGCGCTCGATAACAGTCGACGGGCGCCCCTATGGCGGCGATCAGCTTCGCCGTCAGCACCGAGAGGCAATGGCAAGGAACACGTCGCCGCAGGGTCCAAATCCGCGCGCCGGGACTGACTTCTCGCAATGGGAAGACGACGCCGCGTGGGACGAGCAGGATGAGGCGGCGGGCAACCGTGCGCGGCAATTGCTGGCGCGTTCCAACCCCAACCTGCATCGTTTCACCGATTTCTGTTCCGGCATGCAGCGCTGGCTGCACGGCGAGCGCTGGATCCGTCGCATCGGGCTCGTGCTCGTGGTGCTGGTCGTGATGTTCGCGACCTGCTTCGGCGCATTGTGGTGGCGGCTCGGCGCCGGTCCGATCAATCTCGATTTGGCGACGCCATGGCTGGCCGCGGCGATCGAGGAGAATATCGGTCACGGCAACACGGTCGAGGTCGGCGGAACGCAGATCGAGCGCGCCGGCCGCATCAGGATCGCGGTACGCATCCGTGACATCATCGTCCGCGACCGCGACCACGCGGTCGTTGCCAGCGCGCCGAAAGCCGAAGTGCGCTTGTCGGGAACGGCATTGCTGATGGGCCAGTTGCGGGCGGAGAGCCTCAATCTGGTCGATGCGGAACTGTCGGTGCGCATCACGCCCGACGGCAATGTCACTGTGTCCGCCGGCGACACCGCAAAACCGCTCGCCACCGGCGTTGCATCCAAGCGGGAGGCGGGGCTGCCGCCAACATTCCCGCGGCCGACGACCGCTGCGCCGCCGCCACCGGTTGCATTGCCTCCGATTGCCTCCGGGCCCTCGGCGTCTGCACCCGATTCGGCCCAGAGTGGGCTGCTCGCCGGCCTCGACTGGCTCGATAGCCTCAGCATGACCGGCCTCGACGGTCAGAACCTCAACGAGATCGGCCTGAAGAACGGCAATCTCGTCGTCGACGACCAGCAGCGCGGCAACAAATGGAGCTTTGAGAATATCAGCCTGAGCCTGCGGCGCCCGAGCGGCGGCGGGGTTGCGCTCAGCTTCGGCGAGGACGGCGCAAAGCCCTGGTCGGTCCGTGTCCTGGTTGGACCGCAGCAGAACGGCGTGCGCTCGGTCGACATCAAGGCCGACAAGGTCTCCACCCGCAACATCCTGCTCGCGATGCGGACCAAGGATCTCACCTACACCGCCGACCTGCCGCTGTCGGGCGAGATGAAGGGCGAGCTCGGCCGCGACGGCCTGCCGACCTATTTTCGCGGCAAGGTCAATGTCGGCGCCGGCAACATCATCGACACCGACACGCCCGACTACCCGATGCCGGTCGATTCGGCCGAGATGAGCGTCGAGTGGGATTCGGGGCGCCGCGTGCTGCTGGCGCCGATCAAGATCGTCTCGGGCGCCAACCGCATCACGCTGCTCGGCCATCTCGAGCCGCCGAACGACAACGTCACCGACTGGCAGGCGGGCCTGTCGGGGGGCACCATCGTGCTGGCCGGCGCCGATAAGAATGAACCGCCGCTGATCTTCAATCGCATCAACGTCGGCTTCCGGTTCGACACCGAGAAGAAGCGGGTGCTGCTGACCCAGGCCGACATCTCCAATGGCGAGATCGGCGTCGCCGGCACCGGCAGCATCGACTATTCCGGCGAGCCGCGGTTGCAACTCGGCTTCGCCGGCACCCCGATGTCGGCCTCCGCGCTGAAGCGGATGTGGCCGATCATCATCGTGCCCGAGGTGCGTGAATGGGTACTCGAGCGGATCGACCGCGGCACGCTCCAGCGCATCGATGTCGGCGTCAATTCGCCGGTACATAATCTGTCGCGCAAGGGACCACCGATCCCGGATGACGGTCTCTCGGTCAACATCGTCGCCTCGGGTGTCACGGTGCGCCCGGTGGATCAGATGCCCGCAGTGCATGACGCGGATCTGAAAGCCAGGGTCACCGGCCGCACCGCGACGGTGACCATCAACCAGGGCATCGCCGACACGCCGGCAGGCCGCAAGATCACGCTGTCGGATTTCAGCTTCGAGGTGCCGGACATGGCGCCGAAACCGTCGCCGTCGAAGGTCAAGTTCCGGGTCGACTGTCCGGTGCCGGCCGCCGCCGAGATCCTCGCATCCGACCGGCTCAGCGATCTCTCCGGTCCGCCGATCGATCCCAACGCCAGCAAAGGCAACGTCACGGCCACGATCAATCTCGGCATGCCGGTGACGGGCGGACTGACCAAGGCCGACACGCAATATTCCGTCACCGCCGACATCTCCGGCGTTGCCGTCGACAAGCTGGTCATGAACCAGAAGCTCGAGGCCAACACGCTGAAGGTGATTGCGAGCAACGCCGGCTTCCAGGTCAAGGGCGACGTCAAGATCAACGGGCAGGCGGCCTCGCTCGACTACCGCAAGCCGGCCGACGGTGATGCCGACGTCAAGCTGCAGGCAACGCTGGATGACGCGAGCCGCGCGCGCCTCGGGCTTGATCTCGGCCCCGCAGTGTCGGGCGCGATCCCGATCAAGCTGAGCGGCAAGATCGGCAGCGGCGACAATCCCACCACCAAGATGGGCGTCGAGGCCGACCTGACCCAGCTCAAGCTCGACAACATCCTGCCCGGATGGGTCAAGGCGCAGGGCAGGGCCGGCAAGGCGACTTTCAACGTGGTGCCGAAGGGGCAGTCGACGCGGTTCGAGGATATCTCGATCGAAGGCAGCGGCGTCTCGATCAAGGGCGCGCTTGAGGTCGACCAGAACGGCGACCTGATGAATGCGAACTTCCCGACCTATGCGCCGTCGGACGGCGACAAGACATCGCTGCGGGCCGATCGCGGTCCCGACGGCGTGATCAAGGTGACGATGCGCGGCGACGTGTTCGATGGCCGCGGCTTCCTGAAATCGGCGATCTCCGGCCGCGACAGCGATCCCAAGAGCAAGACCAAGACGACCGATTTCGATGTCGATCTGAAGCTCGGCGCGGTGGCCGGGTTCAACGGCGAGGCGCTGCGCGGCGTCGACTCCAAGATCTCGCGCCGCAACGGGTTCTTCAAGGCGTTCACGCTGAGCGGCAGGGTCGGCCGCGATACTCCCGTCAGCGTCGATATGCGCGGCCGCCAGCAGGGCCGCGAGGTGATCTACCTGCAAACCGGCGACGCCGGCGCGTTCCTGCGCTTCATCGACACCTATTCGAAGGTGGTCGGCGGCCAGCTCACGCTGGCGATGGAGCCGCCGATCCCCGAGCCGAGCCCGAGGGAAGGCCTCATCAACATCACCGGCTTCTCGGTGAAGGGCGAAACCCAGCTCGACCGCGCCGTCGCCGGCGGGCCGGTCAGCACCCAGAACGGCATCGGGTTCGACGCGCTGCGCGCCGAGTTCACGCGCCAGAGCGGCCAGCTTTCGATCCGCAACGGCGTGGTCAAGGGACCGAGCATCGGCGCGACGATCGAAGGCAGCATCGACTATGTCGGCAATCAGGTGCGGATGAACGGCACCTTCATTCCGATGTACGGGCTGAACAACATGTTCGGCCAGATCCCGTTCTTCGGGATTTTCCTCGGCGCCGGCAGCAACGAAGGCCTGATCGGCGTGACCTATGAAGTGGTCGGCACGCCGAGCCAGCCGGTGCTGCGCGTCAACCCGATCTCGGCACTGGCGCCCGGCCTGACGCGCAAGATCTTCGAGTTCAAGCAGTACGGCCCCAACGATCTGCCGACGACGAACAATTAG